Proteins co-encoded in one Ruegeria sp. HKCCD4315 genomic window:
- a CDS encoding ABC transporter substrate-binding protein gives MKKLLSGAVAAFSLTASAALAADEVTLQLKWVTQAQFAGYYVAKDKGFYEEEGLDVTILPGGPDIAPTQVIAGGGADVTVEWMPAALAAREKGLPLVNIAQPFKSSGMMLTCWKDAGIASPEDLKNRTLGVWFFGNEFPFMSWMSSLGIDTGGKSENGVEVLKQGFNVDPLLQRQADCISTMTYNEYWQVIDAGVSPDELVTFKYEDQGVATLEDGLYVLEENLGDAAFVDKMERFVRASMKGWKYAEENPDEAADIVLENDATGAQTEEHQQRMMGEIAKLTAGSNGALDPADFERTVNTLLAGGSDPVITKQPDGAWTHQITDAALN, from the coding sequence ATGAAAAAGCTACTCAGCGGGGCGGTTGCCGCCTTTAGCCTGACCGCCAGCGCAGCACTGGCCGCCGATGAGGTGACCTTGCAGCTCAAATGGGTCACGCAGGCGCAGTTCGCAGGCTACTATGTGGCGAAGGACAAGGGGTTTTATGAGGAAGAGGGTCTGGACGTGACCATCCTTCCGGGTGGTCCTGACATCGCGCCTACTCAGGTGATAGCCGGCGGTGGGGCCGATGTCACAGTCGAGTGGATGCCTGCCGCGCTGGCAGCGCGCGAAAAGGGCCTGCCACTGGTCAATATTGCCCAACCTTTCAAAAGCTCGGGGATGATGCTGACCTGTTGGAAAGATGCCGGGATTGCCTCGCCCGAGGACCTGAAGAACCGTACTCTGGGTGTTTGGTTCTTTGGCAATGAATTCCCGTTCATGAGCTGGATGAGCAGCTTGGGCATCGATACCGGCGGCAAAAGCGAGAACGGTGTCGAGGTCCTGAAACAGGGCTTCAACGTCGACCCGCTGCTACAGCGTCAGGCCGATTGCATCAGCACCATGACCTATAATGAATATTGGCAGGTGATTGACGCAGGCGTCAGCCCGGATGAGTTGGTGACGTTCAAATACGAAGATCAGGGCGTCGCGACACTGGAAGACGGCCTGTATGTTCTGGAAGAAAACCTGGGCGATGCAGCTTTTGTGGACAAGATGGAACGGTTTGTTCGCGCTTCGATGAAGGGTTGGAAATACGCCGAGGAAAACCCGGATGAAGCGGCCGATATTGTTTTGGAAAACGATGCCACCGGCGCGCAGACCGAAGAACATCAGCAGCGTATGATGGGTGAAATCGCGAAACTGACGGCCGGATCGAATGGCGCGCTGGACCCGGCGGATTTCGAACGCACCGTAAATACACTGCTGGCGGGCGGATCGGATCCGGTCATCACCAAACAGCCTGACGGTGCCTGGACGCATCAGATTACCGACGCAGCGCTTAACTAA
- a CDS encoding ABC transporter permease, producing MSWLVFALIFWAGAWALNAWLARSIYRDSKGVRVFVPVLFGVTLLILWEGAVRGLNVSPVILPPPSMVAQTFANSTDILWQDFKQTVFKGAFTGFAIGSVAAFLTAVLIDRSVFLTRGLLPIGNFVAALPIVGIAPILVSWFGFDWQSKAAVVVVMVFFPILVNTVQGLREADAMQRDLMRTYAASYTQTLIKLRLPAAMPFIFNGLKIATTLALIGAIVAEYFGSPTRGMGFRISTGVGSLSIDLVWAEIAVAALAGTVFYSLVAGLEKVVTFWHPSQRG from the coding sequence ATGAGCTGGCTTGTCTTTGCACTGATTTTCTGGGCCGGCGCATGGGCGTTGAATGCTTGGTTAGCGCGTTCGATCTATCGCGACTCCAAAGGTGTGCGCGTCTTTGTGCCCGTATTGTTTGGTGTAACGCTGCTGATCTTGTGGGAAGGGGCAGTACGTGGCCTGAATGTCTCGCCTGTCATCCTTCCGCCGCCTTCGATGGTCGCGCAAACCTTTGCGAATTCGACGGATATTCTGTGGCAGGACTTCAAGCAGACCGTGTTCAAAGGTGCCTTTACCGGTTTTGCCATCGGCAGTGTTGCCGCGTTCCTGACTGCCGTCTTGATTGACCGATCCGTCTTCTTGACCCGGGGGTTGTTGCCCATCGGCAATTTTGTGGCTGCATTGCCCATCGTGGGCATCGCCCCCATTTTGGTCAGCTGGTTCGGGTTCGATTGGCAATCCAAGGCGGCAGTTGTCGTTGTGATGGTATTCTTCCCGATCCTTGTGAACACCGTGCAGGGCCTGCGCGAAGCAGATGCCATGCAGCGCGACCTGATGCGCACCTATGCGGCCAGCTACACTCAAACACTTATCAAACTGCGCCTGCCAGCAGCGATGCCTTTTATATTCAACGGCCTCAAGATCGCCACGACGCTGGCGCTCATCGGGGCTATCGTGGCCGAGTATTTCGGATCGCCTACACGCGGTATGGGGTTCAGAATCTCGACCGGCGTGGGCAGCTTGTCGATTGACCTCGTCTGGGCAGAAATCGCGGTGGCGGCATTGGCCGGAACCGTGTTCTATTCCCTCGTGGCAGGGCTCGAAAAGGTGGTAACCTTCTGGCACCCTTCCCAACGCGGATAA
- a CDS encoding ABC transporter permease: MKQFLSVMTVLLAIAVLWYLAVAPMNIRVSLDQAERAGETVTPEASRDRQQVSVWVLMAQNPSQIQRGYDLDRPRLPTPVQVGQELWKTTGEMVMKGRAMSKRSLIYHGWITLQSTLWGFVLGTAVGILGAVAIVYSRVVDMSLMPWAIISQTVPIVALAPMIIVLSSQLGIEGRGVPKAIISAYLCYFPVLVGMVKGLRSPAVSQLDLLKTYNATGLQAFLKLRLPSSVPYLFTSLKVGIAAALVGTIVGELPTGAISGLGARILIGDQFGTPLAIWAALFAAAILAGILVTLLDVLQRVTLKRMGMSA, translated from the coding sequence ATGAAGCAGTTCTTATCTGTCATGACTGTGTTGCTTGCCATCGCCGTGCTTTGGTACCTGGCGGTGGCACCAATGAACATCCGTGTCTCTCTGGATCAGGCAGAACGTGCCGGAGAAACGGTAACTCCCGAAGCCTCTCGGGATCGTCAGCAGGTCTCGGTCTGGGTTCTGATGGCGCAAAACCCGTCGCAAATCCAACGCGGCTATGATCTGGATCGCCCACGCTTGCCGACGCCGGTGCAGGTGGGGCAGGAGTTGTGGAAGACAACCGGCGAGATGGTGATGAAAGGCCGGGCGATGTCGAAACGGTCCTTGATCTACCACGGCTGGATTACACTTCAATCCACGCTTTGGGGTTTTGTTCTGGGAACAGCTGTTGGCATTCTGGGGGCCGTGGCTATCGTTTACTCTCGCGTAGTGGATATGAGCTTGATGCCCTGGGCGATCATCAGCCAGACCGTGCCAATCGTGGCGCTGGCCCCCATGATCATTGTACTAAGCTCGCAGTTGGGGATCGAAGGGCGTGGGGTGCCGAAGGCGATTATCTCGGCTTATCTGTGCTACTTCCCAGTGCTGGTTGGGATGGTCAAAGGCCTGAGGTCTCCGGCTGTATCGCAGCTCGATCTGCTCAAGACCTACAACGCGACCGGGTTGCAGGCGTTTCTGAAGCTGCGCCTGCCATCTTCGGTGCCGTATCTCTTTACCTCGCTGAAGGTCGGCATAGCAGCAGCACTGGTTGGAACAATTGTGGGTGAGCTGCCAACAGGTGCGATCTCGGGGCTGGGAGCCCGGATACTGATTGGGGATCAGTTTGGCACACCACTGGCCATTTGGGCGGCGTTGTTTGCGGCGGCCATTCTGGCGGGCATCTTGGTGACTTTGCTGGATGTTCTTCAAAGGGTCACCCTTAAACGCATGGGGATGAGCGCATGA
- a CDS encoding GNAT family N-acetyltransferase, with translation MTIELNAEKIRRAVPDDVKACATVVHNWARQTDWMPEELPVEELSTMIGDAFNRREIWVAGDPVDCYMSVDPALNKIGALYCGRTGQGIGKRFVDKAKEGRNFLWLTTHRPNTAAQRFYRREGFEVTAEEPPVPPDTVPVFRMEWHA, from the coding sequence ATGACGATTGAACTGAACGCAGAAAAGATCCGGCGTGCTGTGCCAGATGACGTGAAGGCCTGTGCCACGGTCGTGCACAATTGGGCCAGGCAAACGGATTGGATGCCCGAGGAACTGCCGGTGGAAGAACTCTCGACCATGATCGGTGATGCGTTCAACCGCCGTGAAATCTGGGTCGCTGGTGATCCGGTTGATTGTTATATGTCAGTAGATCCCGCGCTCAATAAAATCGGAGCGTTGTATTGTGGTCGGACGGGACAAGGCATTGGCAAGCGCTTTGTCGACAAGGCAAAAGAGGGCAGAAATTTTCTCTGGCTGACAACGCACAGACCCAACACCGCAGCGCAACGCTTTTATCGCCGCGAAGGGTTTGAGGTGACCGCGGAAGAACCTCCTGTACCTCCTGACACCGTGCCTGTCTTTCGGATGGAGTGGCACGCATGA
- a CDS encoding ABC transporter ATP-binding protein encodes MNTESTTQPVIEARQLDLTFQTNDGPVHALKDVNLTIDKGDFVSFIGPSGCGKTTFLRCIAALETPTGGTLTVNGMTPDEARRNRAYGYVFQAAGLYPWRTIAKNIKLPLEIMGYSAAEQEEQVKNVLKLVDLEGFGGKFPWQLSGGMQQRASIARALAFDADILLMDEPFGALDEIVRDHLNEQLLALWARTEKTIGFVTHSIPEAVYLSTKIVVMSPRPGRITDVIDSPLPKERPLDIRDTPEFIEVAHRVRDGLRAGHSYDD; translated from the coding sequence ATGAATACTGAAAGCACGACCCAGCCCGTCATCGAGGCAAGGCAGTTGGACCTGACGTTCCAGACCAACGATGGGCCCGTTCACGCACTGAAGGACGTGAACCTGACAATTGACAAGGGCGATTTTGTCAGCTTCATCGGACCTTCTGGTTGCGGCAAAACTACATTTCTGCGCTGTATCGCTGCGTTGGAAACCCCGACAGGTGGAACGCTGACGGTGAATGGAATGACCCCAGATGAGGCGCGACGGAACCGGGCCTATGGGTATGTGTTTCAGGCGGCGGGTCTGTACCCCTGGCGGACCATTGCAAAGAACATCAAGCTGCCGCTTGAGATCATGGGCTATTCGGCTGCTGAGCAGGAAGAGCAGGTTAAGAACGTTCTGAAACTTGTTGATCTTGAAGGGTTTGGTGGCAAGTTCCCTTGGCAACTTTCAGGTGGTATGCAACAGCGGGCCAGCATTGCACGGGCTCTTGCCTTTGATGCCGATATCCTGCTGATGGATGAACCCTTTGGCGCTTTGGATGAAATCGTACGCGATCACCTGAACGAACAGCTTCTGGCGCTTTGGGCGCGGACCGAGAAGACGATTGGGTTCGTGACGCACTCGATCCCTGAAGCCGTATACCTGAGCACCAAAATCGTGGTGATGAGCCCAAGGCCCGGCCGGATCACCGATGTGATTGACAGCCCGCTGCCCAAGGAACGGCCATTGGACATTCGGGACACGCCGGAGTTCATCGAAGTGGCCCACCGCGTGCGCGATGGCTTGAGGGCAGGGCATTCTTATGACGATTGA
- the hydA gene encoding dihydropyrimidinase has translation MSTVIKNGTVVTADLSYKADVLIEGGVITEIGMDLKGDKELDATGCYVMPGGIDPHTHLEMPFMGTYSSDDFESGTRAALAGGTTMVVDFALPNPGESLLDALKRWDNKSTRANCDYSFHMAVTWWGEQVFNDIKTVIETRGINTFKHFMAYKGALMVNDDELFASFKRLAELGGTAMVHAENGDVVAELSAKLLAEGNTGPEAHAYSRPPQVEGEATNRAIMIADMAGVPLYVVHTSCEEAHEAIRRAKMQGKRVWGEPLIQHLTLDESEYFHHDWEHAARRVMSPPFRNKQHQDSLWNGLQSGTLSVVATDHCAFTTEQKRYGVGDFTKIPNGTGGLEDRMPMLWTYGVNTGRLTPNEFVAVTSTNIAKILNCYPKKGSVLVGADADLVVWDPNKAKVISAETQQSSIDYNVFEGKEVRGLPRFTLTRGVVAVHDGEVKTQEGHGKFVAREANTHVHKALSTWKELTAPRPVERTGIPATGV, from the coding sequence ATGAGCACAGTTATCAAGAACGGAACCGTCGTAACTGCGGATTTGTCGTACAAAGCGGACGTCCTGATCGAAGGTGGCGTGATCACCGAGATTGGGATGGATCTGAAGGGTGACAAAGAGTTGGACGCCACCGGTTGTTATGTGATGCCGGGCGGGATCGATCCTCATACACACTTGGAGATGCCCTTTATGGGCACGTACTCCAGCGACGATTTCGAAAGCGGCACGCGCGCGGCTTTGGCTGGTGGCACGACAATGGTTGTGGACTTTGCGCTGCCCAACCCGGGGGAAAGCTTGCTTGATGCGTTGAAACGCTGGGACAACAAATCGACGCGGGCGAATTGTGATTATTCGTTCCATATGGCGGTTACGTGGTGGGGCGAGCAGGTGTTCAACGACATCAAGACCGTGATTGAGACGCGGGGCATCAACACCTTTAAGCACTTCATGGCCTATAAAGGCGCACTGATGGTGAATGATGATGAGCTGTTTGCGTCGTTCAAACGGCTAGCTGAGTTGGGTGGAACCGCAATGGTCCATGCCGAAAACGGCGATGTCGTGGCCGAGTTGAGCGCCAAGCTTTTGGCTGAAGGCAATACCGGGCCAGAGGCGCACGCCTATTCCCGTCCGCCGCAGGTAGAAGGCGAGGCGACGAACCGGGCCATCATGATTGCGGATATGGCAGGCGTTCCTCTTTATGTGGTGCATACGTCTTGCGAAGAGGCGCATGAAGCCATTCGTCGCGCCAAGATGCAGGGCAAGCGGGTATGGGGCGAGCCCCTGATCCAGCATCTGACTCTGGATGAGAGCGAGTATTTCCATCACGACTGGGAACACGCTGCGCGGCGGGTCATGAGCCCTCCGTTCCGCAACAAGCAACATCAGGACAGCCTGTGGAACGGTTTGCAATCTGGAACGCTGAGCGTTGTGGCGACGGACCATTGTGCGTTTACGACTGAGCAAAAGCGCTATGGCGTTGGGGATTTCACCAAGATTCCGAACGGGACCGGAGGGTTGGAAGACCGAATGCCCATGCTGTGGACCTATGGTGTGAATACGGGGCGACTGACGCCGAACGAATTTGTCGCTGTTACATCAACAAACATCGCCAAGATATTGAACTGCTATCCTAAAAAAGGATCCGTCCTGGTCGGCGCTGATGCCGATCTGGTGGTTTGGGATCCAAACAAGGCCAAGGTGATTTCGGCTGAGACGCAGCAGTCATCGATCGACTACAACGTCTTTGAGGGCAAAGAAGTGCGCGGGTTGCCGCGGTTCACGCTGACCCGTGGCGTGGTCGCGGTGCATGATGGTGAGGTCAAAACTCAGGAGGGTCACGGGAAGTTTGTGGCGCGTGAGGCGAACACGCATGTACACAAGGCGCTGAGCACCTGGAAAGAACTCACTGCGCCAAGACCGGTCGAACGGACGGGTATCCCGGCAACCGGGGTTTGA
- a CDS encoding Zn-dependent hydrolase encodes MAAPAQNLRINGDRLWDSLMEMAKIGPGVAGGNNRQTLTDEDAEGRALFQKWCEEAGCSMGLDQMGNMFAHREGADPDALPVYVGSHLDTQPTGGKYDGVLGVLGGLEIIRTLNDLGIKTKHPIVATNWTNEEGTRYAPAMLSSGVFAGMHTQDWAYEREDAEGKKFGDELNRIGWRGDEEVGARKMHAFFELHIEQGPILEAEGKDIGVVTHGQGLSWTQITVTGKDAHTGSTPMPMRKNAGLAMARILEKVDEIAWSHAPHAVGAAGHIDVYPNSRNVIPGKVVFTVDFRSPELDVITDMENRLKVAAEDIVEDMGLQIEFEKVGGFDPVKFDDDCVSAVRNAAERLGYSHTDIISGAGHDACWINRVAPTAMIMCPCVDGLSHNEAEEISKDWAAAGADVLLHAVVETAEIVE; translated from the coding sequence ATGGCAGCTCCGGCGCAGAATCTCAGGATCAATGGCGACAGGTTGTGGGACAGCCTGATGGAGATGGCCAAGATTGGGCCTGGCGTTGCCGGTGGCAACAACCGCCAAACCCTGACGGATGAGGACGCAGAAGGCCGCGCCCTGTTCCAGAAATGGTGCGAAGAAGCGGGCTGTTCCATGGGCTTGGACCAGATGGGTAACATGTTCGCCCACCGCGAAGGGGCGGACCCTGACGCGTTGCCGGTTTATGTCGGATCGCATCTGGATACGCAGCCAACGGGCGGGAAGTACGATGGTGTCTTGGGCGTTTTGGGGGGGCTGGAAATCATCCGGACCCTCAATGATCTTGGGATCAAAACAAAGCACCCGATCGTGGCGACCAATTGGACCAATGAAGAGGGCACGCGATATGCGCCCGCCATGCTGTCTTCGGGGGTGTTCGCGGGAATGCACACTCAGGATTGGGCGTATGAACGCGAGGATGCCGAGGGCAAGAAGTTCGGAGATGAGCTGAACCGCATCGGCTGGCGTGGCGATGAAGAAGTTGGCGCACGGAAAATGCACGCGTTCTTTGAGCTGCATATCGAACAAGGCCCGATATTGGAGGCTGAAGGTAAGGATATTGGTGTTGTCACGCACGGCCAGGGGCTGAGCTGGACTCAGATCACGGTGACCGGCAAGGATGCCCATACCGGGTCAACCCCGATGCCGATGCGAAAAAATGCCGGTCTGGCAATGGCGCGCATTCTGGAGAAAGTGGACGAGATCGCCTGGTCTCATGCGCCTCATGCGGTGGGTGCGGCTGGTCATATCGATGTCTATCCGAACTCACGCAACGTGATCCCGGGCAAGGTGGTATTCACGGTCGATTTCCGCTCGCCCGAACTGGACGTCATCACTGATATGGAAAACCGCCTGAAGGTGGCGGCTGAGGATATCGTTGAAGACATGGGCCTGCAGATCGAATTCGAAAAAGTCGGTGGGTTCGATCCGGTGAAATTCGATGATGACTGTGTGTCCGCCGTACGCAACGCGGCTGAGCGGTTGGGCTATTCGCATACGGACATCATCTCGGGTGCGGGGCATGACGCCTGTTGGATCAACCGCGTGGCGCCAACCGCGATGATCATGTGCCCATGCGTGGATGGTTTGAGCCACAATGAGGCTGAAGAGATCAGTAAGGACTGGGCGGCAGCCGGGGCGGATGTTCTGTTGCACGCGGTCGTCGAGACGGCTGAGATCGTGGAATAG